The following proteins are co-located in the Solanum pennellii chromosome 8, SPENNV200 genome:
- the LOC107028524 gene encoding KH domain-containing protein At4g18375 isoform X1 — protein MGETGKRSRRDDGDNKNQKRRTDRDEKNDDELIVYRILCPNNVIGSVIGKNGKVINSIRSETKAKVKVVDPFPGAKDRVILIYCYVKEKEDVEVDQDFNEKQPLCTAQDALLKVYTAIANALAAIGESDKKRKDKEECQLLAPSSQSANIIGKSGTTIKKLRSKMRANIKVAARDASDPTHSCALEFDNFVLITGDPESVRRSLFAISAIMYKFTPKEEIPLTTNVPEVRPSIIIPSDVPIYPGAGIYPNVDPIMPSRSVPSVLGTTQIPELPGYVDAGSTWPLYSSGLPMVSGYSGASQTEELTIRVLCPTNNIGRVIGKGGASIKSVRQTSGARIEVCDAKADRDQCIITVISTESVDDLKSMAVEAVLLLQGKINDEDEDTVTFRLLVPSKIIGCIIGKGGSIINEIRKRTRADVRISKGERPKCADSNDELVEVSGEVSSVRDALIQIVLRLRDDVIKGREGNNNPSAGADSLRAGATGFSLAPVLPNVPPAAPLSYEHRIETGNGVGMRSSGSRYGHESLSMGEDTYGTFSSYSSKLYGGLPPPSAVEMVIPGHAVGKVMGKGGSNIDNIRKISGAAVDIIDSKSSRGDQIAIISGTQEQKRAAENLIQAFIMAT, from the exons ATGGGTGAGACTGGTAAAAGATCGCGTAGGGATGATGGGGATAACAAGAACCAGAAGAGGAGGACAGATAGGGACGAGAAAAACGATGATGAGCTAATAGTTTACAGAATTCTGTGTCCAAATAATGTGATTGGCAGTGTTATTGGAAAGAATGgaaaagttataaattcaaTTAGGTCTGAGACTAAGGCGAAGGTCAAGGTGGTGGATCCATTTCCAGGTGCTAAGGATAGAGTTATACTCATTTATTGCTATGTAAAGGAAAAGGAAGATGTTGAGGTTGATCAGGATTTCAATGAGAAACAACCTCTTTGCACGGCTCAGGATGCTCTTCTCAAGGTTTATACGGCAATTGCAAATGCTTTGGCTGCAATTGGAGAATCTGATAAGAAGCGGAAGGATAAAGAGGAGTGTCAGCTTCTTGCTCCTTCAAGCCAGTCTGCTAATATCATTGGTAAATCTGGTACCACCATAAAGAAGTTGAGAAGCAAGATGAGGGCCAATATTAAAGTAGCTGCCAGAGATGCTAGTGATCCAACACATTCCTGTGCACTCGAGTTTGATAACTTTGTTCTG ATAACTGGTGACCCAGAATCTGTTAGGAGATCACTCTTTGCTATTTCTGCAATCATGTACAAGTTCACACCTAAGGAAGAAATTCCTCTTACTACCAATGTTCCTGAAGTCCGTCCAAGTATTATTATCCCTTCAGATGTTCCCATATATCCAGGAGCTGGGATTTATCCAAATGTGGATCCTATTATGCCATCTCGTTCTGTTCCATCTGTTTTGGGTACAACACAAATACCAGAGCTTCCGGGTTATGTGGATGCAGGAAGCACATGGCCTCTTTATTCTTCTGGTCTTCCCATGGTTTCTGGTTACAGTGGTGCCTCTCAAACTGAGGAATTGACTATTAGAGTGCTGTGTCCAACTAACAATATTGGTCGTGTTATTGGCAAGGGAGGAGCTTCAATTAAAAGTGTAAGGCAAACAAGTGGTGCTCGTATCGAGGTTTGTGATGCCAAAGCTGATCGTGATCAGTGCATTATCACAGTCATTTCCACTGAG TCAGTGGATGATCTTAAATCCATGGCAGTTGAAGCGGTACTTCTGCTGCAAGGGAAAATAAATGACGAAGATGAGGATACTGTAACTTTTCGTCTACTTGTTCCATCTAAGATTATTGGATGTATCATTGGGAAAGGTGGTTCAATCATTAATGAAATCCGGAAGAGAACTAGAGCTGATGTACGTATCTCAAAAGGCGAGAGGCCCAAATGTGCAGATTCAAATGATGAACTTGTTGAG GTGTCTGGAGAAGTTAGTAGTGTGAGGGACGCCCTTATCCAGATTGTACTGAGGCTCAGAGATGATGTTATAAAAGGCCGAGAAGGTAATAATAATCCATCTGCAGGTGCTGATTCTTTACGCGCTGGTGCTACTGGTTTCTCATTGGCTCCAGTGTTGCCCAATGTTCCTCCAGCTGCTCCTTTGAGCTATGAACATAGGATTGAAACTGGGAATGGTGTTGGAATGCGTTCTTCAGGCAGCCGCTATGGTCATGAGTCGCTCTCG ATGGGGGAAGATACCTACGGAACGTTCTCTTCATATTCCTCAAAGTTATATGGCGG ATTGCCTCCACCCTCAGCTGTAGAGATGGTTATCCCAGGACATGCAGTCGGTAAAGTTATGGGTAAAGGTGGCTCAAACATAGATAATATTCGCAAG ATATCTGGAGCAGCTGTGGATATAATTGATTCCAAATCCTCTCGAGGTGATCAGATTGCTATAATATCTGGTACGCAGGAACAGAAGCGTGCTGCTGAGAACTTGATTCAGGCATTCATAATGGCGACTTGA
- the LOC107028524 gene encoding KH domain-containing protein At4g18375 isoform X2 has protein sequence MGETGKRSRRDDGDNKNQKRRTDRDEKNDDELIVYRILCPNNVIGSVIGKNGKVINSIRSETKAKVKVVDPFPGAKDRVILIYCYVKEKEDVEVDQDFNEKQPLCTAQDALLKVYTAIANALAAIGESDKKRKDKEECQLLAPSSQSANIIGKSGTTIKKLRSKMRANIKVAARDASDPTHSCALEFDNFVLITGDPESVRRSLFAISAIMYKFTPKEEIPLTTNVPEVRPSIIIPSDVPIYPGAGIYPNVDPIMPSRSVPSVLGTTQIPELPGYVDAGSTWPLYSSGLPMVSGYSGASQTEELTIRVLCPTNNIGRVIGKGGASIKSVRQTSGARIEVCDAKADRDQCIITVISTESVDDLKSMAVEAVLLLQGKINDEDEDTVTFRLLVPSKIIGCIIGKGGSIINEIRKRTRADVRISKGERPKCADSNDELVEVSGEVSSVRDALIQIVLRLRDDVIKGREAAPLSYEHRIETGNGVGMRSSGSRYGHESLSMGEDTYGTFSSYSSKLYGGLPPPSAVEMVIPGHAVGKVMGKGGSNIDNIRKISGAAVDIIDSKSSRGDQIAIISGTQEQKRAAENLIQAFIMAT, from the exons ATGGGTGAGACTGGTAAAAGATCGCGTAGGGATGATGGGGATAACAAGAACCAGAAGAGGAGGACAGATAGGGACGAGAAAAACGATGATGAGCTAATAGTTTACAGAATTCTGTGTCCAAATAATGTGATTGGCAGTGTTATTGGAAAGAATGgaaaagttataaattcaaTTAGGTCTGAGACTAAGGCGAAGGTCAAGGTGGTGGATCCATTTCCAGGTGCTAAGGATAGAGTTATACTCATTTATTGCTATGTAAAGGAAAAGGAAGATGTTGAGGTTGATCAGGATTTCAATGAGAAACAACCTCTTTGCACGGCTCAGGATGCTCTTCTCAAGGTTTATACGGCAATTGCAAATGCTTTGGCTGCAATTGGAGAATCTGATAAGAAGCGGAAGGATAAAGAGGAGTGTCAGCTTCTTGCTCCTTCAAGCCAGTCTGCTAATATCATTGGTAAATCTGGTACCACCATAAAGAAGTTGAGAAGCAAGATGAGGGCCAATATTAAAGTAGCTGCCAGAGATGCTAGTGATCCAACACATTCCTGTGCACTCGAGTTTGATAACTTTGTTCTG ATAACTGGTGACCCAGAATCTGTTAGGAGATCACTCTTTGCTATTTCTGCAATCATGTACAAGTTCACACCTAAGGAAGAAATTCCTCTTACTACCAATGTTCCTGAAGTCCGTCCAAGTATTATTATCCCTTCAGATGTTCCCATATATCCAGGAGCTGGGATTTATCCAAATGTGGATCCTATTATGCCATCTCGTTCTGTTCCATCTGTTTTGGGTACAACACAAATACCAGAGCTTCCGGGTTATGTGGATGCAGGAAGCACATGGCCTCTTTATTCTTCTGGTCTTCCCATGGTTTCTGGTTACAGTGGTGCCTCTCAAACTGAGGAATTGACTATTAGAGTGCTGTGTCCAACTAACAATATTGGTCGTGTTATTGGCAAGGGAGGAGCTTCAATTAAAAGTGTAAGGCAAACAAGTGGTGCTCGTATCGAGGTTTGTGATGCCAAAGCTGATCGTGATCAGTGCATTATCACAGTCATTTCCACTGAG TCAGTGGATGATCTTAAATCCATGGCAGTTGAAGCGGTACTTCTGCTGCAAGGGAAAATAAATGACGAAGATGAGGATACTGTAACTTTTCGTCTACTTGTTCCATCTAAGATTATTGGATGTATCATTGGGAAAGGTGGTTCAATCATTAATGAAATCCGGAAGAGAACTAGAGCTGATGTACGTATCTCAAAAGGCGAGAGGCCCAAATGTGCAGATTCAAATGATGAACTTGTTGAG GTGTCTGGAGAAGTTAGTAGTGTGAGGGACGCCCTTATCCAGATTGTACTGAGGCTCAGAGATGATGTTATAAAAGGCCGAGAAG CTGCTCCTTTGAGCTATGAACATAGGATTGAAACTGGGAATGGTGTTGGAATGCGTTCTTCAGGCAGCCGCTATGGTCATGAGTCGCTCTCG ATGGGGGAAGATACCTACGGAACGTTCTCTTCATATTCCTCAAAGTTATATGGCGG ATTGCCTCCACCCTCAGCTGTAGAGATGGTTATCCCAGGACATGCAGTCGGTAAAGTTATGGGTAAAGGTGGCTCAAACATAGATAATATTCGCAAG ATATCTGGAGCAGCTGTGGATATAATTGATTCCAAATCCTCTCGAGGTGATCAGATTGCTATAATATCTGGTACGCAGGAACAGAAGCGTGCTGCTGAGAACTTGATTCAGGCATTCATAATGGCGACTTGA